A genomic window from Triticum urartu cultivar G1812 chromosome 7, Tu2.1, whole genome shotgun sequence includes:
- the LOC125521629 gene encoding peroxidase P7-like, producing MAGPALVHCLLAVSLLSAVAHAELSTSFYARSCPSLENTVWAVMKEAVVKDRRMGASLLRLFFHDCFVQGCDGSVLLDAGGEKAAGPNANSLRGFEVIDTIKARVEARCPGVVSCADILALAARDGTFLLHGPTWAVQLGRRDSTTASQSLANNNLPSVNSSLATLLSMFARQGLSPTDMTALSGAHTIGQARCTTFRDRIYHTSNSNIDAAFARRQQRTCPLAGGDNNLAPLDVQTPRAFDTAYYQNLMAHRGLFRSDQELFNGGSQDALVRQYSANPALFRSDFVKAMVKMGNINPLTGTAGQIRRNCRFVNS from the exons ATGGCTGGTCCTGCGTTGGTGCACTGCCTGCTCGCCGTCTCTCTCCTCTCCGCCGTTGCCCACGCAGAGCTCTCGACGAGTTTCTACGCCAGGTCCTGCCCCAGCCTGGAGAACACCGTGTGGGCGGTGATGAAAGAGGCCGTCGTCAAGGACCGGCGGATGGGCGCCTCGCTTCTCAGGCTCTTCTTCCACGACTGCTTCGTCCAG GGCTGTGACGGCTCGGTTCTTCTCGACGCCGGCGGCGAGAAGGCCGCCGGCCCGAACGCCAATTCCCTCCGTGGCTTCGAGGTCATCGACACCATCAAGGCGCGCGTGGAGGCCAGGTGCCCCGGCGTCGTCTCCTGCGCCGACATCCTCGCGCTCGCGGCGCGTGACGGAACGTTCCTG CTGCACGGGCCGACCTGGGCAGTGCAGCTCGGCCGGCGAGACTCGACGACGGCGAGCCAGTCCCTCGCCAACAACAACCTTCCCTCGGTGAACTCCAGCCTGGCCACGCTCCTCTCCATGTTCGCGAGGCAAGGGCTCTCGCCGACCGACATGACGGCGCTGTCCGGCGCGCACACCATCGGCCAGGCCCGCTGCACCACCTTCCGCGACCGCATCTACCACACATCCAACTCCAACATCGACGCGGCATTCGCGAGGCGGCAGCAGCGGACCTGCCCCCTCGCCGGCGGGGACAACAACCTGGCGCCCCTGGACGTGCAGACCCCGAGGGCGTTCGACACCGCCTACTACCAGAACCTCATGGCTCATCGCGGCCTGTTCCGCTCCGACCAGGAGCTCTTCAACGGAGGATCGCAGGACGCGCTGGTGCGGCAGTACAGCGCCAACCCCGCGCTCTTCCGGAGCGACTTCGTCAAGGCGATGGTGAAGATGGGCAACATTAATCCTCTCACCGGCACCGCCGGACAGATCAGGAGAAACTGCAGATTCGTCAACAGCTAG
- the LOC125521628 gene encoding outer envelope protein 61-like, whose amino-acid sequence MNPEMLRVAEEQMRRIPADDLARMQRQLMSNPDLLKLATESMKNMTADDFKRAAEQLNRARPEEMLDMTEKIAKAKPEELAAMKSQADAHTSYAISAAKMLKRQGNQLHGRGGYAEAAAKYRLARDNVKNSVPSAAGRALQLQCSVNLMACYLKLSEFEECVHEGSEVLSYEYHSGTAKAYYRRGQAYKELGNLQAAVADLSKAHEMSPDDETVAQALTEAQEKLETGGGAADQPKRVVIEEVVEEDVSSDLPSAQGSSSSTAVSQPHDGARNSTQSDSLGSLVNTTSQVASSSSGAIPVAPDLGSNVPGISPGMVSMADPAMWEMFTSMVENMSPDAMSNMSELFGIKLSREDAANAQQAMSSFSPQDLQKIMKWIGRAQRGVEAAKKTKDWLLGRKGFIFAIVMLILAFILHRLGFIG is encoded by the coding sequence ATGAATCCGGAGATGCTGCGGGTGGCGGAGGAGCAGATGCGGCGCATCCCCGCCGACGACCTCGCCAGGATGCAGCGGCAGCTCATGTCCAACCCGGACCTGCTGAAGCTCGCAACCGAGAGCATGAAGAACATGACGGCCGACGACTTCAAGAGGGCCGCCGAACAGCTGAACCGCGCGAGGCCAGAGGAGATGCTCGACATGACCGAGAAAATCGCCAAGGCCAAGCCCGAGGAGCTCGCCGCCATGAAGTCCCAAGCCGACGCTCACACCTCGTACGCGATATCCGCCGCCAAGATGCTGAAGCGGCAGGGGAACCAGCTCCATGGCCGCGGGGGGTACGCCGAGGCCGCCGCCAAGTACAGACTCGCCAGGGATAACGTGAAGAACAGCGTGCCGTCGGCAGCCGGGCGCGCTCTGCAGCTGCAGTGCAGCGTTAATCTGATGGCCTGCTACCTGAAGCTCAGCGAGTTTGAGGAGTGCGTCCATGAAGGCTCGGAGGTTTTGAGCTATGAGTATCACTCGGGCACTGCCAAAGCGTACTACCGAAGGGGTCAGGCGTACAAGGAGCTGGGAAACCTCCAGGCTGCTGTTGCTGACCTGAGTAAAGCCCATGAGATGTCTCCGGACGACGAAACTGTCGCTCAAGCTCTGACAGAGGCTCAAGAAAAACTTGAAACCGGAGGGGGAGCAGCAGACCAGCCAAAGAGAGTTGTCATTGAGGAAGTTGTAGAAGAAGATGTTAGTTCTGATCTGCCAAGCGCTCAAGGGAGTTCTTCTTCTACTGCTGTTTCACAGCCACATGATGGAGCACGAAACTCGACACAATCTGACTCTTTAGGAAGCTTGGTAAATACTACGTCtcaggttgcttcttcatcaagcGGAGCAATCCCTGTTGCTCCAGATTTGGGATCCAATGTGCCAGGAATTTCACCTGGCATGGTCAGTATGGCAGACCCTGCTATGTGGGAGATGTTTACATCCATGGTGGAGAACATGAGCCCTGATGCGATGTCAAACATGAGTGAGCTGTTCGGTATCAAGTTGTCCAGGGAGGATGCTGCCAACGCTCAACAAGCTATGTCTTCATTCTCTCCACAAGATTTACAAAAAATTATGAAATGGATCGGCAGAGCACAGCGAGGAGTCGAAGCAGCAAAGAAGACGAAGGACTGGCTACTAGGCAGGAAAGGCTTCATCTTTGCCATTGTCATGCTGATCTTGGCGTTCATCCTCCATCGGCTTGGATTCATCGGGTAG